In Solenopsis invicta isolate M01_SB chromosome 1, UNIL_Sinv_3.0, whole genome shotgun sequence, one genomic interval encodes:
- the LOC105194766 gene encoding upstream stimulatory factor 2 → MEADFDVIDDSTDENIASDETVGVVLEEAEIVDCDTDMNLEDDDIRYHLYAVNRDDNAVEYKVMHVSNNDREGNELSIATSVNSTVQVLSTPLNAQLYVLSNGNEIITSDSAGTVIPNVTKLQIEGSQNILSTKKKRTDRRRVVHNEVERRRRDRISNWISKLAKLLADCELSSDQSVEKEGNVKLNLEAQSKGGILERAYEYITDLRETPDKLVQSLNDSAQLTEEVKNLQQVVNQLKDENLQLRAQLLKQGNIMILGT, encoded by the exons ATGGAGGCCGATTTTGATGTTATTGATGACAG CACGGATGAGAACATAGCAAGCGACGAAACCGTCGGTGTGGTTCTGGAAGAAGCAGAGATAGTTGACTGCGATACTGATATGAATCTTGAGGATGATGACATACGGTATCACTTGTATGCAGTAAATAGAGATGACAATGCAGTGGAATACAAAGTTATGCATGTTAGCAACAATGACAGAGAGGGCAATGAACTATCGATAGCCACCTCTGTGAATAGTACTGTCCAAGTTTTGTCTACTCCATTGAATGCACAATTATACGTACTTAGCAATGGCAATGAAATTATAACGTCAGACTCTGCTGGAACCGTTATACCTAATGTAACCAAACTACAGATAGAAggatcacaaaatattttatccacAAAGAAAAAG aGGACCGACAGACGAAGAGTAGTACATAATGAAGTTGAAAGGCGTAGAAGAGATAGAATTAGCAATTGGATTTCTAAGTTGGCGAAGCTTTTAGCAGACTGCGAACTTAGTTCTGACCAGAGTGTGGAAAAAGAGGGAAATGTGAAACTGAATTTGGAAGCACAA AGCAAAGGGGGTATACTAGAGCGAGCTTACGAGTATATTACGGATTTAAGGGAAACACCGGACAAACTAGTTCAGAGTTTGAATGATAGTGCACAATTGACAGAAGAAGTCAAGAATCTTCAACAAGTAGTGAATCAATTAAAAGacgaaaatttacaattaagaGCCCAACTTTTAAAACAAGGAAACATAATGATACTCGgcacttaa